The Methanobacterium sp. BAmetb5 genome includes a region encoding these proteins:
- a CDS encoding ABC transporter ATP-binding protein produces the protein MTDILKVKEVWKTYKMGAEEINALQGVDFQLEEKAFLAVMGPSGSGKSTLLHLAGILDLPTRGEVFLQGKKITELSSKEQAHLRRTEIGFVFQRFNLLSQLTAEENVMLPMINPDKNKARELLDRVGLEGKYDRLPTQLSGGEEQRVAIARSLANDPLLILADEPTGELDTANSQMIMELLTDLNAEGMSIIIVTHDPMAAEYAHKTVQMRDGKILD, from the coding sequence ATGACTGATATACTAAAGGTTAAAGAAGTATGGAAAACATATAAAATGGGTGCAGAGGAAATCAATGCCCTGCAGGGAGTGGACTTCCAACTGGAAGAAAAAGCCTTCCTGGCAGTTATGGGTCCATCGGGTTCAGGAAAATCCACACTCCTTCACCTGGCCGGTATACTGGATCTTCCCACCCGGGGAGAGGTATTCCTGCAGGGGAAAAAAATCACGGAACTATCCAGTAAGGAGCAGGCCCATTTAAGGCGTACAGAGATTGGTTTCGTTTTTCAACGTTTCAATCTACTCTCACAGTTAACTGCCGAGGAAAATGTGATGCTCCCCATGATCAATCCCGATAAAAATAAAGCCCGAGAACTCCTGGACCGGGTTGGGCTGGAAGGCAAATACGATAGACTCCCCACCCAGTTATCAGGGGGTGAAGAGCAGAGAGTGGCCATTGCCCGATCTCTGGCCAATGATCCCCTGTTAATCCTGGCAGACGAACCCACCGGAGAGCTGGACACTGCCAACAGCCAGATGATCATGGAGCTATTAACTGACCTGAATGCTGAGGGCATGAGTATCATCATTGTCACCCACGACCCCATGGCTGCAGAATATGCCCATAAAACTGTCCAGATGAGAGACGGAAAGATATTAGACTAA
- a CDS encoding diacylglycerol/polyprenol kinase family protein codes for MKKELWRQLIHASGVFIVFLSYILPPKFLIILCVAILAFVIVVFRLDHHHHIPFFSTIFRIAKRDEDERGFVYFFIGIIITLSIFQFNMSIANAAILILLFGDSASTLIGRRFGKIRLPFQSRKTLEGSLAFLVVGVVVSLTQLPLIPALAGALGGTLTEAYSPIDDNVPIPLISALVMSAVIYLV; via the coding sequence ATGAAGAAAGAACTCTGGAGGCAGCTAATTCATGCTTCCGGAGTCTTCATCGTTTTTTTAAGTTATATTTTACCCCCAAAATTCCTCATTATCCTGTGCGTGGCCATACTGGCCTTTGTGATTGTAGTGTTCCGGCTGGACCATCACCACCACATCCCCTTTTTTTCCACTATTTTTCGAATTGCCAAGCGTGACGAGGATGAAAGGGGATTTGTTTATTTTTTTATAGGCATAATCATTACTTTAAGTATTTTCCAGTTCAACATGAGCATTGCCAATGCTGCCATTTTGATCCTGCTCTTTGGTGATTCAGCATCCACTCTGATTGGTCGAAGATTTGGAAAAATAAGGTTGCCTTTCCAATCACGTAAGACCCTGGAGGGAAGCCTGGCTTTCCTGGTGGTGGGAGTGGTGGTTTCTCTCACTCAGTTACCCCTTATCCCTGCACTCGCAGGCGCTTTGGGCGGAACTCTAACCGAAGCCTACAGCCCCATAGACGATAACGTTCCCATACCCTTGATTTCAGCACTGGTAATGAGCGCCGTGATTTACCTTGTTTGA
- a CDS encoding ABC transporter permease has translation MGIYSLSFKNLKRRKLRSALTMLGIIIGVATLVLLMGAGTGMQSYMKEQTETMMGDISIYNSSGGAYMGSTMDSYIDQKTVSQIKNMSQLYDIKEETTFTTEMNRTPLYVIGLSNWDQVKFNGTPGVVIDQSLVDKFGYKIGSTITIKEKDFTVTGITKETTGMGMGIVFLDVDKAVPLNDNKVTSISASARGDPETVKKEVESQVSGVTAMTQSDFTKQIDDMMNGIMLFIGAIASIGLIVGVISIVNIMLVNVTERTREIGVLKAIGFTNREVLGSILMEAGLLGFIGAMVGLILAAILLQLGIILFGAQLGMEDVSLTYMLPAWLVLAVVGGATLLSVLAGLYPAWRASRLNVVEALRYD, from the coding sequence TTGGGAATTTATAGTTTGTCATTTAAAAACCTTAAAAGAAGAAAACTCAGAAGTGCCCTGACCATGCTGGGTATAATCATCGGTGTGGCCACCCTGGTGCTTTTAATGGGCGCGGGTACCGGGATGCAGTCCTACATGAAGGAACAGACCGAGACCATGATGGGAGATATTTCCATATACAACAGCTCCGGCGGGGCATACATGGGATCCACCATGGACTCCTACATAGACCAGAAAACAGTATCTCAGATAAAAAACATGTCCCAACTATACGATATTAAGGAGGAAACCACCTTCACCACGGAAATGAATCGGACTCCTCTGTACGTAATAGGATTATCTAACTGGGACCAGGTTAAATTCAATGGAACACCGGGTGTGGTCATAGACCAGTCTCTGGTTGATAAATTTGGTTACAAGATAGGCAGTACCATCACCATTAAAGAAAAAGACTTCACCGTAACCGGGATAACTAAGGAAACCACTGGAATGGGAATGGGCATTGTGTTTTTGGACGTGGATAAAGCCGTACCTCTGAACGATAATAAGGTTACCAGCATAAGTGCCAGTGCCCGGGGAGACCCAGAAACTGTTAAAAAAGAAGTGGAAAGTCAGGTTTCCGGAGTCACGGCCATGACCCAATCCGACTTCACCAAACAGATCGATGACATGATGAACGGTATCATGCTCTTTATCGGGGCTATTGCCAGTATAGGCCTCATCGTGGGGGTTATAAGTATTGTGAACATAATGCTGGTGAATGTAACCGAGAGAACCCGTGAAATTGGGGTTTTAAAGGCCATAGGATTCACCAACCGTGAGGTACTGGGTAGCATATTAATGGAAGCCGGTCTTTTAGGTTTTATTGGGGCCATGGTTGGCCTTATTCTGGCGGCAATCCTTTTACAGTTGGGTATCATTTTATTTGGAGCGCAACTGGGAATGGAAGATGTCAGCTTGACCTACATGCTCCCTGCCTGGCTAGTTTTAGCAGTGGTCGGTGGAGCTACGTTATTAAGTGTCCTTGCAGGCCTTTACCCTGCTTGGAGGGCATCTAGACTCAATGTTGTGGAGGCACTGCGCTATGACTGA
- the ileS gene encoding isoleucine--tRNA ligase, whose protein sequence is MAIKEAPRSYQSKVIEEKIQKFWDDNHTYQLTKDLRKDHPKFSFLDGPPYCSGRIHLGTAWNKTIKDSFLRYKSMSGFNVRRQAGWDTHGLPIEHKVEGLLGLKSKKEIERSIGIENFVNKCKEFAVENQALMTKQFQMMGVWMDWDNPYVTFDTQYMESCWWTLKRAHEKDLLVNDLRVITWCPRCETALALAEIDYENKEDPSIYVKFPLKGQENEYILVWTTTPWTLPANLAVCVHPDYDYAYVKVENEGMDVVYLMAEALVEATFPEQDYEIVKVVKGSDLEGTEYEHPLPEEIPFHRDFQHRILPGDHVTLTEGTGCVHTAPGHGPDDFEIGKQYGLPIFCPVDEAGLFTPEAGKYEGEFVKDADPYIIADLDSHHLLFKEGIIDHRYGFCWRCKTPIIYLATKQWFLKVTAIKDQMLSELDKVEWVPSWAGESRFRNWIENARDWTISRQRYWGIPIPIWLCEDCGKMEVIGSIDELQEKIVEGQLEGDFIHRPHVDEIKLGCSCGGKMQRTPDVLDVWIDSGVAGWAALHYPKEKEMFEEWYPYQFITEGHDQTRGWFYSQMGCGVIAMDSVPYQRVLMHGFTLDEEGKKMSKSLGNVVEPDEVIQKYGADVLRFYLLWGNKPWDDLKFNWEELGTVNKMFNILWNVYVFSTTYMTLDEFNPTLHSPDDLKFRDEDRWITSRVHSVALEVTEAMDSLHLHKATRSLNHFILEDLSRWYVRLIRGRTWVEKDDPDKLGAYYTLYHVLKNLITILAPIAPHVTEEIYQNLVRGVDKDAPESVHMLDWCLDQEIIDQELETNMDVLRDIIEACARARDVARYKLRWPVREIAIVTEDQRVTQAVEALSDVLTEQANTKGVQILEEFEGLKVLATPNMKTLGPKLRGDVPKVAAKLASADGAQIVAALESEGKYLVELEDKTITLEEGDVVFETELPDNVVSAEFAQGSVFVDTELTPEILSEAMSRELIRRIQDMRKDLDLDVEANIDVYVDCSPEFSALVNPHLDFISHEVRAQNLQFTDEDGDYTKKWNIEDYELTISIKKS, encoded by the coding sequence ATGGCAATCAAGGAAGCCCCCCGATCATACCAGTCTAAAGTAATAGAAGAGAAAATACAGAAATTCTGGGATGATAACCATACTTATCAGCTTACTAAAGATTTAAGAAAAGACCACCCTAAATTCTCATTTTTAGACGGCCCACCATACTGCAGTGGCCGAATTCACCTGGGAACTGCCTGGAACAAAACAATAAAAGACAGTTTCCTCCGTTACAAATCCATGTCCGGATTCAACGTCCGCAGACAGGCCGGATGGGACACTCACGGCCTGCCCATTGAACACAAGGTGGAAGGACTCCTGGGACTTAAAAGTAAGAAGGAAATTGAAAGGAGTATAGGCATCGAAAACTTCGTTAACAAATGTAAGGAGTTTGCCGTTGAAAACCAGGCCCTCATGACCAAACAATTCCAGATGATGGGTGTCTGGATGGATTGGGACAATCCCTACGTGACTTTCGACACCCAGTATATGGAAAGCTGCTGGTGGACCCTTAAAAGAGCTCATGAAAAGGATCTACTGGTAAACGACCTGCGGGTTATCACCTGGTGCCCACGCTGTGAAACTGCACTGGCCCTGGCCGAGATCGACTATGAAAACAAGGAAGACCCCTCCATATACGTTAAATTCCCATTAAAGGGCCAGGAAAATGAGTACATTTTAGTATGGACCACCACTCCCTGGACACTACCGGCCAACCTGGCAGTTTGTGTGCATCCTGATTATGATTATGCCTATGTTAAAGTTGAAAATGAAGGGATGGACGTAGTTTACCTGATGGCTGAAGCCCTGGTGGAAGCTACCTTCCCGGAACAGGATTATGAAATAGTAAAAGTGGTCAAGGGAAGTGATCTGGAAGGAACTGAATATGAACATCCCCTTCCTGAAGAGATACCCTTCCACCGGGATTTCCAGCACCGCATACTTCCAGGAGACCATGTGACCCTCACCGAAGGAACCGGCTGCGTGCACACCGCACCAGGACACGGTCCCGATGACTTCGAAATAGGAAAACAATACGGATTGCCCATATTCTGCCCAGTGGACGAGGCAGGATTGTTCACCCCCGAAGCAGGCAAATATGAAGGCGAATTTGTGAAGGATGCCGACCCTTACATAATTGCCGACCTGGATTCCCACCATCTCCTCTTTAAAGAGGGCATCATCGACCACCGTTACGGGTTCTGCTGGAGGTGCAAAACCCCCATCATCTACCTGGCTACAAAACAGTGGTTTTTAAAGGTCACTGCCATAAAAGACCAGATGCTCAGTGAACTGGACAAAGTGGAATGGGTGCCCTCCTGGGCGGGTGAAAGCCGGTTCCGTAACTGGATAGAAAACGCCAGGGACTGGACAATTTCCCGACAAAGGTACTGGGGCATACCCATACCCATCTGGCTCTGTGAAGACTGTGGGAAGATGGAAGTGATAGGATCCATAGACGAGCTACAGGAAAAAATAGTGGAAGGCCAGCTGGAGGGGGATTTCATCCACCGCCCACACGTGGATGAGATAAAACTGGGCTGCTCCTGTGGTGGGAAGATGCAAAGAACCCCAGATGTTCTGGATGTGTGGATCGACTCCGGAGTAGCAGGATGGGCTGCTCTTCACTACCCCAAAGAAAAGGAAATGTTTGAAGAATGGTACCCCTACCAGTTCATTACTGAAGGCCATGACCAGACCAGGGGATGGTTCTATTCCCAGATGGGCTGTGGAGTAATAGCCATGGATAGTGTACCCTACCAGAGGGTTCTTATGCACGGTTTCACCCTGGATGAGGAAGGGAAAAAGATGAGCAAATCCCTGGGGAATGTGGTGGAACCCGATGAGGTGATCCAGAAGTACGGGGCAGATGTCCTCCGCTTCTACCTGCTCTGGGGTAACAAACCATGGGACGACCTGAAGTTCAACTGGGAAGAACTGGGCACTGTAAATAAGATGTTCAACATTTTATGGAATGTTTACGTCTTCAGCACCACCTATATGACCCTGGATGAATTTAATCCTACGTTACACTCTCCTGATGATCTTAAGTTCCGTGATGAAGACCGCTGGATTACTTCCCGGGTTCATTCCGTGGCCCTGGAGGTCACTGAAGCCATGGATTCCCTGCACCTGCACAAGGCCACCCGCAGTTTGAACCACTTTATACTGGAGGACTTAAGCCGCTGGTACGTGCGTCTGATAAGGGGACGTACCTGGGTGGAAAAGGATGACCCTGACAAATTGGGAGCATATTACACCCTTTACCATGTGCTTAAGAATTTGATAACCATCCTGGCACCCATAGCCCCCCATGTTACCGAGGAGATCTACCAGAACCTGGTCCGTGGCGTGGATAAGGATGCTCCGGAGAGTGTGCACATGTTGGACTGGTGTCTGGACCAGGAAATCATCGATCAGGAACTGGAAACCAACATGGACGTATTAAGGGATATAATTGAAGCCTGTGCCCGGGCCCGTGATGTGGCCCGTTACAAACTCCGCTGGCCAGTGCGGGAAATCGCTATTGTCACCGAAGACCAGAGGGTGACCCAGGCCGTGGAAGCCCTCTCCGATGTCCTCACTGAACAGGCCAACACCAAGGGCGTGCAGATTTTAGAGGAGTTTGAAGGACTTAAAGTTCTGGCTACCCCTAACATGAAGACATTAGGGCCTAAACTACGTGGAGATGTTCCAAAAGTGGCTGCTAAATTAGCATCAGCTGATGGTGCCCAGATTGTAGCAGCACTGGAATCTGAAGGAAAGTATCTGGTGGAACTGGAGGATAAGACCATCACCCTGGAAGAAGGTGACGTGGTGTTTGAAACCGAACTACCGGATAACGTGGTCAGTGCCGAGTTTGCCCAGGGAAGCGTGTTCGTGGACACCGAACTCACCCCGGAGATATTGTCAGAGGCCATGTCCCGTGAACTCATAAGAAGGATACAGGATATGAGGAAAGACCTTGATCTGGACGTGGAGGCCAATATAGATGTTTACGTCGATTGTAGTCCAGAGTTCAGTGCATTGGTGAACCCACATCTTGATTTCATATCACACGAAGTAAGGGCACAGAATCTCCAGTTTACCGATGAAGATGGGGATTACACCAAGAAATGGAATATTGAAGATTACGAATTAACCATAAGTATTAAAAAGTCCTGA
- a CDS encoding ABC transporter permease translates to MKIPTTLTKIMALAKKEARDILQNRIYLLVVLVQVFIIIGAVGLVMVASVASDPTLLDQIGISSALNIGLPQDLEGSSLSQYLEQQKITLNYYPSTEEAKAQLGKKLVAIVDLSSSGEVVAQVDTSNVFYPVVSTKISDAVTKFNTEKTLKSAGLNQTQVNTIQNPVKFQEVKVNPDKQVPLALDSPYFVEMIYGFIVPFILLLPFFLASNIVTDSVVGEKERKTFEVLLMTPLSSYMVIIGKIIPILLFSLIQSVVWILLLDLLRVPIFNPVLMVIVLFFMGLAFIGVGILISMLVDSTKEANSAITLVLVFATFILFIPLFVKSDIFQGIFNFIPTVLMVKLAVSPKIQPEIMIYLLPTLILSFIIFVGTVRSFRHERAIRL, encoded by the coding sequence ATGAAAATCCCCACCACCCTGACTAAAATAATGGCCCTGGCCAAAAAAGAGGCCCGAGACATACTGCAAAACCGGATATACCTACTGGTGGTCCTGGTTCAGGTGTTTATTATTATCGGAGCAGTGGGACTGGTTATGGTGGCTTCGGTGGCCAGTGACCCTACCCTTTTAGACCAGATAGGAATATCTTCAGCCCTGAATATAGGCCTACCTCAAGATCTGGAAGGGTCAAGCCTGTCACAGTATCTCGAACAACAGAAAATAACTTTAAATTATTACCCCAGTACGGAAGAGGCTAAAGCACAGTTGGGTAAGAAGTTGGTAGCTATTGTGGATCTATCCAGTTCGGGGGAAGTGGTGGCACAGGTGGACACCTCCAACGTCTTCTATCCCGTGGTATCCACCAAGATCAGTGATGCAGTGACCAAGTTCAACACTGAAAAAACCTTGAAAAGCGCGGGGTTAAACCAGACCCAGGTGAACACCATCCAAAACCCGGTTAAGTTCCAGGAAGTTAAAGTCAATCCGGATAAACAGGTACCCCTGGCACTGGACAGTCCCTACTTCGTGGAGATGATCTACGGTTTCATAGTACCTTTCATTCTCCTTTTACCCTTTTTCCTGGCCAGCAACATTGTTACCGACAGTGTGGTGGGTGAAAAGGAGAGAAAAACCTTCGAAGTACTCTTAATGACTCCCCTCTCCAGTTACATGGTTATAATTGGTAAAATAATCCCTATACTATTATTTTCCCTTATACAGAGCGTAGTCTGGATACTCTTACTGGATTTACTCCGGGTGCCTATATTCAACCCGGTTCTCATGGTAATAGTCCTATTTTTCATGGGTCTGGCCTTTATCGGGGTGGGGATACTCATCTCCATGCTGGTGGATAGTACCAAGGAGGCCAACTCGGCCATAACCCTGGTACTGGTATTTGCTACCTTCATACTGTTTATACCTCTCTTTGTAAAATCAGATATTTTCCAGGGGATATTCAACTTCATACCCACGGTTTTAATGGTTAAACTGGCAGTATCTCCGAAAATTCAGCCGGAAATTATGATATACCTGTTACCCACTCTGATTTTGTCTTTCATCATATTTGTGGGAACTGTGAGGTCCTTCCGCCATGAACGGGCCATCCGGTTATGA
- a CDS encoding ABC transporter permease codes for MNFGKNFVVIARWELKNTLKSKKFLLIFFMQLSVLAMLILMFNSFAATIESDKGLSLTPSLVDFATLDVDDQGGLFKKSIDPEVIKVYSTNGNGSQARMEAGQTNGFYTVSPDSIQRIQNGEVVDTVLYLDYSDPRRSVVRDAINTTTKSVSSALTQSYLQSATSSNTSSQTGLKEEKTGESLPMQIIRKVMLVVLLFLPLFLFGNIIIDSVVGEKERKTGEILVAMPLSPVEILLGKGLAVVAISSLQVAMWVAVLLAAGFTINNVIAVYLLVVLTALPIVGLTSIIAAYAKNYKEAGIGITFAYVLVVGFLIVPALAYISRKSFSANISPMTTVMRLFAGEAISLPEILMSVTLVIFLSMIFFGIAAWLFQRDDVIFGPRPGLLRLFLELIGFKKRT; via the coding sequence ATGAATTTCGGCAAAAATTTCGTGGTAATTGCTCGGTGGGAGCTGAAAAATACTTTAAAAAGTAAAAAATTCCTTCTCATATTTTTCATGCAGTTATCAGTCCTGGCCATGCTGATTTTAATGTTCAACTCCTTTGCCGCCACCATTGAATCTGATAAGGGGCTGTCCTTAACTCCCTCCCTAGTTGACTTCGCCACTCTGGATGTGGACGACCAGGGGGGCCTGTTTAAGAAGAGCATAGATCCAGAGGTAATAAAGGTCTACAGCACCAATGGTAACGGTTCCCAGGCCCGCATGGAAGCAGGCCAGACCAATGGGTTTTACACAGTTTCCCCGGATTCAATACAGAGGATACAGAATGGGGAGGTAGTAGACACCGTGCTGTATCTGGACTACTCTGATCCCCGGAGGAGCGTGGTTCGGGATGCTATTAACACCACCACCAAATCAGTTTCATCAGCTTTAACTCAGTCCTACCTGCAATCGGCCACTTCATCCAACACCAGCTCTCAAACTGGATTGAAGGAGGAAAAAACCGGGGAATCCCTTCCCATGCAGATCATCCGCAAGGTGATGCTGGTGGTCCTCCTCTTCTTACCCCTTTTCCTCTTTGGAAACATAATCATCGACAGTGTGGTAGGGGAAAAGGAGCGTAAGACCGGAGAAATACTGGTGGCCATGCCCCTTTCACCAGTGGAAATACTCCTGGGCAAAGGATTGGCGGTGGTGGCCATATCCTCCCTCCAGGTGGCCATGTGGGTGGCTGTCCTCCTGGCTGCAGGGTTCACCATAAACAATGTTATTGCAGTTTACCTCCTGGTGGTGCTCACGGCATTGCCCATAGTGGGCCTCACTTCCATTATCGCTGCCTACGCCAAAAACTACAAGGAAGCAGGAATAGGAATTACCTTTGCCTACGTTCTGGTGGTGGGCTTTTTGATAGTCCCGGCCCTGGCATATATATCAAGAAAAAGTTTTTCAGCCAATATCTCCCCGATGACCACGGTAATGCGACTGTTTGCGGGTGAGGCAATTTCCCTACCAGAAATCCTCATGTCTGTAACCCTGGTAATCTTCTTAAGCATGATATTCTTTGGAATCGCTGCCTGGCTATTCCAGAGGGATGACGTGATTTTTGGACCTAGACCCGGATTACTAAGGTTATTTTTAGAATTAATTGGTTTTAAAAAGCGCACGTGA
- a CDS encoding helix-turn-helix transcriptional regulator, translating into MKTKIREYRKELKMTQEELAEAVNVTRQTIIALEQGRYNPSLVLAYMVTKALKKRHIEDVFLLEELV; encoded by the coding sequence ATGAAAACTAAAATTAGGGAATACAGAAAAGAACTCAAAATGACTCAGGAAGAGTTAGCAGAAGCTGTCAATGTGACCAGACAGACCATCATAGCTCTGGAACAGGGAAGATACAATCCATCTCTGGTATTGGCCTACATGGTAACTAAAGCACTGAAAAAGAGACATATAGAGGATGTTTTTTTGCTGGAGGAACTGGTTTGA
- the purL gene encoding phosphoribosylformylglycinamidine synthase subunit PurL codes for MTLTKDELEYIKEVLGRDPNPLEEGMLDIMFSEHCSYKSSRPILKLFPTEGEKVIMGPGDDAGIVELTDELALVMGMESHNHPSAVEPYGGAGTGIGGIIRDIISMGAMPVALLDSLRFGPMEDQRSRYIFEYVVKGISDYGNRVGIPTVGGEVEFEDNFKFNPLVNVVCAGIVRKDEIVRGIAPNVGDVFVLMGGRTGRDGIHGVTFASEELTSASELESRPAVQVGDPFTKKQVMEATFEALEKVNVQGLKDLGGGGLTCCISEMADKSGNGAQMELTKVPLREEGMTPYEIMLSESQERMVFVVNPPDVDGLLQIFDKHELPYAVIGQVTDTGHMVVTREGELIADLPTQLLADPPLVEREAVEPVKDEKYVEVEDGPLDEALLNLLSSQNIASKKWVYRQYDHEVQIRTVVKPGDDAAVLRVDDEKAFTLTSDCNSIHCYLDPYHGGAGAVAEAIRNVVAMGSEPLCLVDCLNFGNPEKPEVFWQFKECVQGMSDIANQFQLPVISGNVSFYNETEGVTVNPSPVVSVAGIMDIPDIRTMEFKNEGDQILLIGTTRPEMDGSEYHKTVHGVVQGEAPRVNLKDEYASARAVLELIQNDADGQVTAVHDLSTGGLGVALGEMAIKGELGASVDLSAVPGAEGLSDPEILYSESHARYLVTVQEGASEKILNTLKGMNVPAAAIGSVKGTSLKLKPSNIEINIQQLKDSYHGVIEKFMA; via the coding sequence ATGACTTTAACCAAAGATGAACTGGAATACATCAAAGAAGTACTGGGACGGGACCCCAACCCCCTGGAAGAAGGTATGCTGGACATAATGTTCTCAGAACATTGTTCCTACAAGAGTAGCCGACCCATACTGAAATTATTCCCCACCGAGGGAGAAAAGGTCATAATGGGGCCTGGAGATGACGCTGGAATCGTGGAACTCACCGATGAACTGGCCCTGGTTATGGGTATGGAGAGCCACAACCACCCTTCAGCCGTAGAACCCTATGGTGGAGCCGGTACAGGAATCGGTGGGATTATCAGAGATATTATTTCCATGGGAGCAATGCCCGTGGCCCTCTTAGACTCTCTGCGTTTTGGGCCCATGGAGGACCAGAGGTCACGTTACATCTTTGAATACGTGGTGAAAGGAATCTCAGACTATGGTAACCGGGTAGGTATACCCACTGTAGGAGGAGAAGTGGAATTTGAGGATAATTTCAAGTTCAATCCCCTGGTAAACGTGGTCTGTGCCGGTATTGTACGTAAAGATGAGATTGTAAGGGGAATAGCTCCCAATGTGGGAGATGTCTTCGTGCTGATGGGAGGACGTACTGGAAGGGATGGAATCCACGGAGTGACCTTTGCCTCGGAAGAACTCACCTCTGCCTCTGAACTGGAAAGCCGACCGGCAGTGCAGGTGGGTGATCCTTTCACTAAAAAGCAGGTTATGGAAGCCACCTTCGAGGCCCTGGAGAAAGTTAACGTGCAAGGATTGAAGGACCTGGGCGGGGGAGGCCTCACCTGTTGTATTTCAGAAATGGCAGATAAAAGTGGTAACGGAGCCCAGATGGAGTTGACCAAAGTTCCACTACGGGAGGAAGGAATGACTCCCTACGAAATAATGCTTTCTGAGTCACAGGAAAGAATGGTCTTTGTGGTTAACCCTCCGGATGTTGATGGCTTGCTTCAAATATTTGATAAGCATGAACTGCCCTACGCAGTGATTGGCCAGGTCACCGATACCGGACACATGGTGGTCACCCGGGAAGGAGAATTAATAGCCGATCTGCCCACCCAACTTCTGGCTGACCCGCCCCTGGTGGAACGTGAAGCCGTAGAGCCAGTTAAAGATGAAAAATACGTGGAAGTGGAGGATGGACCACTGGATGAGGCCCTGTTGAATCTACTTTCCAGTCAGAACATTGCCAGCAAAAAATGGGTTTACCGCCAGTACGACCACGAAGTGCAAATACGTACCGTGGTTAAACCCGGAGATGACGCTGCGGTTTTAAGAGTGGACGATGAAAAGGCCTTTACCCTAACCAGTGACTGTAACAGCATACACTGCTACTTGGACCCCTACCATGGAGGTGCCGGTGCAGTGGCCGAGGCCATACGCAACGTAGTGGCCATGGGATCAGAACCACTGTGCCTGGTGGACTGCCTTAACTTCGGAAACCCGGAAAAGCCAGAGGTATTCTGGCAGTTTAAAGAGTGCGTGCAGGGAATGTCCGATATTGCCAACCAGTTCCAGTTACCAGTTATCAGTGGAAATGTGAGTTTCTACAATGAAACCGAAGGAGTAACGGTTAACCCCTCACCAGTGGTTAGTGTGGCTGGAATCATGGACATCCCCGATATCCGAACCATGGAATTCAAAAATGAAGGGGACCAAATCCTGCTCATTGGAACCACCCGTCCTGAGATGGATGGATCCGAATACCATAAGACAGTGCACGGAGTGGTGCAGGGAGAAGCACCCCGGGTTAACCTTAAAGATGAATACGCTTCTGCCCGGGCAGTACTGGAGTTAATCCAAAACGATGCTGATGGACAGGTTACTGCGGTTCACGATTTATCCACAGGAGGATTAGGAGTGGCCCTGGGAGAAATGGCCATTAAAGGAGAACTGGGAGCTAGTGTAGATTTATCAGCAGTTCCTGGTGCGGAAGGTCTTTCTGATCCGGAAATACTCTACTCAGAATCCCACGCTCGTTATCTGGTGACTGTGCAAGAAGGAGCCTCTGAAAAAATATTGAACACTCTGAAGGGGATGAATGTCCCAGCAGCTGCCATTGGTTCGGTTAAAGGAACTTCTCTCAAATTAAAGCCGTCGAACATTGAAATAAACATCCAGCAACTTAAAGACTCTTACCATGGAGTTATAGAGAAGTTCATGGCCTGA